The following are from one region of the Polaribacter marinaquae genome:
- a CDS encoding tetratricopeptide repeat-containing sensor histidine kinase, which produces MKKENSLILLFTVFAVFNAFTQTPKDSLNFYLDNAKGSNKVRYLKKAITLLEDLKIDSLIQQTSIEYAKESYFAKDTLGLTFSKNKLQNHFKRSKDSFSLAKAYHFAALNHKIKNNLDSSFYYYQESKKIFIGLKDSVETGRRLLSMAILQVKELDYLGCETTAVEGLKYIEPAQDKEYRTLISLYQTLGNALGHLNRPKESRAYYLKARELAKFNTVTSRREVNYLNLYNNIGATYVDEGNFDKAITLFKEGLRFDSIAIKYPRQYQNLLGSLSSAYFRQGKIDKAISGYKTVLEGRKKSKFVYAESVSHSLLAEAYMKNKQYNLAKKHAYIGLELGKKTRNNEQVLDCLQFLTELTFGETAKKHFKEYVQLKDSLFTRERTRKNQFAKVIYETEKKEKENTSLKLENQRKELLIKSEKQQKTIGFLIAGAGILFIGFGANIVASRRKKILFEAKLAQVEAREKERQQIAKSLHDEVAGDIRMLHLKLEKSNQLEEAKSLHIIKENVRNLSHQLSSESFNKVSFKDQIINLVSDYFEPDFKIKVENINTISWTEINNSIKRTLFLAVRESIQNAKKYAEATKLIVRFSENKKTITLEISDNGIGFDAEVKKTGIGLKNIRERVEDLNGVFSIDSELEKGTTIKIDVSKNGK; this is translated from the coding sequence ATGAAAAAAGAGAATTCTCTAATACTTTTATTTACCGTATTTGCAGTTTTTAATGCATTTACACAAACACCAAAAGACTCACTAAATTTTTATTTAGACAATGCTAAAGGATCTAATAAAGTTAGATATCTTAAAAAAGCAATTACGTTATTAGAAGATTTAAAAATAGATTCTTTAATACAACAAACTAGCATAGAATATGCCAAAGAAAGTTATTTTGCGAAAGATACTTTAGGTTTAACTTTTTCTAAGAATAAATTACAAAATCATTTTAAACGCAGTAAAGATTCTTTTTCATTAGCAAAAGCATACCATTTTGCCGCTTTAAATCATAAAATAAAAAATAATTTAGATAGTAGTTTTTATTATTATCAAGAATCTAAAAAAATTTTTATTGGCTTAAAAGATTCTGTAGAAACCGGACGAAGATTGCTTTCTATGGCAATCCTACAAGTTAAAGAACTCGATTATTTAGGTTGCGAAACAACTGCTGTAGAAGGTTTAAAATATATAGAACCTGCTCAAGATAAAGAATATAGAACTCTAATTTCTTTATATCAAACCTTAGGAAATGCTTTAGGACATTTAAATAGACCTAAAGAATCTAGAGCTTATTATCTTAAGGCAAGAGAGCTGGCAAAATTTAATACGGTAACTTCTAGACGAGAAGTAAATTACCTAAACTTATACAATAATATTGGTGCAACTTATGTAGATGAAGGTAATTTTGATAAAGCAATTACTTTATTTAAAGAAGGTTTACGTTTTGATAGTATTGCGATAAAATACCCAAGACAATACCAAAACTTATTAGGTAGCTTATCTTCTGCATATTTTAGACAAGGTAAAATAGATAAAGCAATTTCTGGTTACAAAACAGTTTTAGAAGGTAGAAAAAAATCTAAATTTGTTTATGCTGAAAGTGTTTCTCATAGTTTATTAGCAGAAGCTTACATGAAAAATAAACAATATAATTTGGCAAAAAAACATGCTTATATTGGTTTAGAGTTGGGTAAAAAAACAAGAAATAACGAGCAAGTTTTAGATTGTTTGCAATTTTTAACTGAGCTAACTTTTGGAGAAACAGCCAAAAAGCATTTTAAAGAATATGTTCAGTTAAAAGACAGTTTATTTACTAGAGAAAGAACTCGAAAAAATCAATTTGCAAAGGTTATTTACGAAACAGAAAAAAAAGAAAAAGAAAACACCAGTTTAAAATTAGAAAATCAACGTAAAGAATTACTCATAAAAAGTGAAAAACAACAAAAAACGATTGGTTTTTTAATTGCAGGTGCTGGTATTCTTTTTATTGGTTTTGGTGCAAACATAGTTGCTAGTAGAAGAAAAAAAATACTTTTTGAAGCTAAATTAGCTCAAGTAGAAGCTAGAGAAAAAGAAAGGCAACAAATTGCTAAATCTCTTCATGATGAGGTTGCTGGCGATATTAGAATGTTGCATTTAAAATTAGAAAAGTCTAACCAATTAGAAGAAGCAAAAAGCTTACATATTATTAAAGAGAACGTTCGTAATTTATCGCACCAATTAAGTAGCGAGAGCTTTAATAAAGTATCATTTAAAGACCAAATTATAAACTTAGTATCAGATTACTTTGAACCTGATTTTAAAATTAAAGTAGAAAATATTAATACTATTTCTTGGACAGAAATTAACAATTCTATCAAAAGAACTTTGTTTTTAGCTGTTAGAGAAAGTATACAGAATGCCAAGAAATACGCAGAAGCAACAAAATTAATTGTTAGGTTTTCTGAAAATAAAAAAACAATAACTTTAGAAATTTCTGATAATGGAATAGGTTTTGATGCTGAAGTTAAGAAAACCGGAATAGGTTTAAAAAATA